The genomic segment GTGGGCCAACAGGCCGCTGCCGATCCCGCTCTTGGGGATCGGCTCCGGCGGCAGCGTCGCCCGCGCGATCTGCGGGTCGTGGCCCTGCGATTCACACGACCGACAGGCGTACGTCGGCCGCACCAACTCGCGGACGAAGAGGCTCATCGGCTGGTAGTCGAGGCGCTCGCTGACGACCTGCCCGATGCGGATCTTGGCCGTCCCGCAGCACGCGCACAGCTTCTCGGCGGCGCTCAGGTCGATCTCCTCGCGGCGGCGCGGCAGGTCCGCCGGCTTGCGCCGCCGGCCGTGCCCCTTCCGCTTCCTCGGGGCCGGTGGTTCGGGCACCGGCGGCGCGACCGGCGGCGGGACCTCGGCTTCCGGCGGGTCGATCCCGTCGAACAGGGTCGGGCCTTCGACCCGCTCGCCGCCGCGGCCGAACGTCCTCTTCACCAGGCGGTGGAAGTGGGCCTGCTGGGCCTCGACCTGCTTGCGGAGGCCGGCCACCACGCCGCGGAGTTCGGCGATCACGGCCTCCACGTGTGTCAGCTTCTGGCGAAGCACGTCGATGTCATCGGTCGGCGGCATGCCGGATTCAACACCGCCGGGTGGTCCGGGTAGCGCGAGTCACGTCGGAGTTTATACCGGCGCCGTTCGCGGGCCTTGGCCGGGTCGAGGCCGCCGAGGATCATCGCCAACTGTGTCGGGGTGACGGGCACGCTGGCGTCCGTGGCGGCGGGGAAGGCAAACGTCCCCTTCTCCAACCGCCGCAGGGACAGGGCGAACCCGTCGCCCATCCAGGCCAGGATCTTGAGCTTGTCGGCACGGCGAGTTCTGAAAACGAACAGGTCTCCGGACAGCGGATCGCCGTTCAGGGCCGACCGCACC from the Frigoriglobus tundricola genome contains:
- the tnpB gene encoding IS66 family insertion sequence element accessory protein TnpB (TnpB, as the term is used for proteins encoded by IS66 family insertion elements, is considered an accessory protein, since TnpC, encoded by a neighboring gene, is a DDE family transposase.), whose translation is MLTLLPGGRILVAVEPADGRRGIDSLAGVVRSALNGDPLSGDLFVFRTRRADKLKILAWMGDGFALSLRRLEKGTFAFPAATDASVPVTPTQLAMILGGLDPAKARERRRYKLRRDSRYPDHPAVLNPACRRPMTSTCFARS